Proteins from a single region of Catenulispora acidiphila DSM 44928:
- a CDS encoding sensor histidine kinase encodes MITASQPTDRSQLRRLHLWYSALWLVFGLVPPAIAMVVDLPAETKSWSLALLAVLGLCYAAVRFVPGNLVLRPQAFLALLAIGLGVQAYVLKGGAAMFIISLPQFWILAAGPRRAIALSGAAALACLAGGAAAGAFLTGNTVFTCIGYAAGVLIGLLMNWYIRQSDERARRLSAELEETQRQLAEANRREGAAQERQRLAREIHDTLAQGFASIIVLAEAARAGIAASPAKSSQQLLSIERTARENLAEARVLVGSAPHVVQGSVAQSLRRTLDRFVEDTGLAVSAELPDIECDQQTRIALLRCTQESLANARKHAAASTIGVVLTPHPHGIELEITDDGRGFVVGRSRGFGLDGMRKRLADLGGELTVTSSPGDGTRVLAMIPTNDQG; translated from the coding sequence ATGATCACGGCCTCGCAGCCCACCGACCGGAGCCAGTTGCGCAGACTCCATCTCTGGTACTCCGCGCTCTGGTTGGTCTTCGGCCTGGTCCCCCCGGCGATCGCCATGGTGGTGGACCTGCCGGCCGAGACGAAGTCCTGGTCGTTGGCGCTGCTGGCCGTGCTCGGCCTCTGCTATGCGGCCGTCAGATTCGTCCCCGGCAATCTCGTCCTGCGCCCGCAGGCTTTCCTCGCCCTGCTCGCGATCGGCCTGGGCGTTCAGGCGTACGTGCTGAAGGGAGGCGCCGCGATGTTCATCATCTCCCTTCCGCAATTCTGGATCCTCGCCGCAGGACCACGGCGGGCGATCGCTCTCAGCGGCGCCGCGGCGCTGGCATGCCTCGCCGGCGGAGCGGCCGCCGGCGCGTTCCTCACCGGCAACACGGTCTTCACCTGCATCGGGTACGCCGCCGGCGTCCTGATCGGCCTGTTGATGAACTGGTATATCCGGCAGAGCGACGAGCGCGCCCGCCGCCTGAGCGCGGAGCTGGAGGAGACCCAGCGGCAACTGGCCGAGGCCAACCGCCGCGAGGGCGCCGCGCAAGAGCGCCAACGGCTCGCCCGGGAGATCCACGACACCTTGGCCCAGGGCTTCGCGTCCATCATCGTGCTGGCCGAGGCCGCCCGCGCGGGTATCGCTGCGAGCCCGGCGAAGAGCTCCCAGCAGTTGCTGTCGATCGAACGCACCGCCCGCGAGAACCTCGCCGAGGCACGGGTCCTGGTCGGCTCGGCTCCGCACGTCGTGCAGGGCTCGGTCGCCCAGAGCCTGCGCCGGACCCTGGACCGTTTCGTGGAGGACACCGGGCTCGCCGTCAGCGCGGAGCTGCCGGACATCGAGTGCGACCAGCAGACCCGGATCGCGCTGCTGCGCTGCACCCAGGAATCGCTGGCCAACGCCCGCAAACACGCCGCCGCCTCGACCATCGGCGTCGTCCTCACGCCGCATCCGCACGGCATCGAGCTGGAGATCACCGACGACGGCCGCGGCTTCGTCGTCGGCCGCTCCCGGGGCTTCGGCCTCGAC
- a CDS encoding MMPL family transporter: MTKLPVRVARWSAGHPWRAITGWFLFVVLCLGIGTAVGGNAAKSADFRIGEAGRAEALAAQGGLQQRPVERVLITANPGAGRLDVAAATAAALDVTARMRALPDVDSVSGPIRSADGTALRLDVVIKGPELEGDQHVDALRAQTAQAQAAHPSLRIEETGDSSIGKAVDALRDKDLSKTEMIALPITLITMLVVFASIAMALVPLLLAISSILAAVGLSMLASHVFPDTGVGVNIILLIGMAVGVDYTLFYLKREREERARSGGRMSPQAVVEVAAATSGRAVVVSGLAVMVSSATMYLADDVIFANIATAAIVVTLVAVISSMTVLPALLAKLGARAQRRRERKQARAGLRHKTARTRQPESGAGPVISALLRATSKRPAVTLAAGVIALLALASPLLGLNLTDMGPETYPRTIPAMQTFDRLNTAFPELKAMNQVVVSADASRAQEVRAALDDLAQRAKSDPDMAGTATLRTSTDGRVSLLELAVPHYVSDKAARQSLKDIRENYLPATVGKLPGVEAAVTGDVARFADYPEHQKQKLPLIVGALLLATFAMTVFAFRSVVLGLIGMLLNLLSAGASLGLLVLVFQGTWAEGLLSFHSTGSIGSRVPLLLFVILFGLSMDYQVFVISRIREAALSGVPTRQAVLQGIGGSARVVTSAALVMVTVFASFVPLHIMEMKQMGFSLASAVLLDAFVIRVVILPSLMLLLGNANWWPSRGMRRAQTAESADRPLVKVG, from the coding sequence ATGACCAAACTTCCTGTACGGGTGGCTCGATGGAGCGCCGGGCACCCCTGGCGCGCGATCACCGGATGGTTCTTATTCGTCGTGCTGTGCCTCGGAATCGGCACGGCGGTCGGCGGTAACGCCGCCAAGTCCGCGGACTTCCGCATCGGAGAGGCGGGGCGGGCGGAGGCGCTGGCGGCTCAGGGCGGTCTGCAGCAAAGGCCTGTGGAACGAGTGCTGATCACGGCCAATCCCGGCGCCGGCCGGCTCGACGTCGCCGCGGCCACCGCCGCCGCGCTGGACGTCACCGCACGCATGCGCGCACTGCCCGACGTGGACTCGGTCTCAGGACCGATCCGTTCCGCCGACGGCACGGCGCTACGCCTCGACGTGGTGATCAAGGGCCCTGAGCTAGAGGGCGACCAGCACGTCGACGCACTCCGCGCCCAGACCGCTCAGGCGCAGGCCGCCCACCCGAGCCTGCGCATCGAGGAGACCGGCGACTCCTCCATCGGCAAAGCCGTCGACGCCCTGCGCGACAAGGACCTGTCGAAGACCGAGATGATCGCCCTGCCGATCACCCTGATCACGATGCTGGTGGTCTTCGCCTCGATCGCGATGGCGCTGGTGCCGCTGCTGCTGGCGATCTCCTCGATCCTCGCCGCCGTCGGCCTGTCGATGCTCGCCTCGCACGTCTTCCCCGACACCGGCGTCGGCGTCAACATCATCCTGCTGATCGGCATGGCGGTCGGCGTCGACTACACCCTGTTCTACCTCAAGCGCGAACGGGAGGAGCGGGCCCGTTCGGGCGGCCGAATGAGCCCGCAGGCGGTGGTCGAGGTGGCCGCCGCCACCTCGGGCCGGGCCGTCGTGGTCTCAGGGCTCGCCGTCATGGTCTCCAGCGCGACGATGTACCTCGCCGACGACGTCATCTTCGCCAACATCGCCACCGCCGCGATCGTCGTCACCCTGGTCGCCGTGATCAGCTCGATGACCGTCCTGCCCGCGCTGCTGGCCAAGCTCGGCGCCCGGGCGCAGCGACGCCGGGAGCGCAAGCAGGCGCGCGCGGGACTGCGCCACAAGACCGCGCGGACGCGGCAGCCGGAGTCCGGCGCCGGACCGGTCATCTCCGCCCTGCTGCGCGCCACGAGCAAGCGCCCGGCCGTGACGCTGGCGGCGGGTGTCATCGCTTTGCTCGCCCTGGCCTCGCCGCTGCTGGGCCTCAACCTGACCGACATGGGCCCGGAAACCTATCCGCGCACCATCCCCGCCATGCAGACCTTCGACCGGCTCAACACCGCGTTCCCCGAGCTGAAGGCCATGAACCAGGTCGTCGTCAGCGCCGATGCCAGTCGCGCGCAGGAGGTGCGCGCGGCGCTCGACGACCTCGCCCAGCGCGCGAAGTCCGACCCGGACATGGCCGGCACGGCGACGCTGCGTACGTCGACGGATGGCCGGGTCAGCCTGCTGGAGCTGGCAGTGCCGCACTACGTGAGCGACAAGGCGGCCCGGCAGTCGCTCAAGGACATCCGCGAGAACTACCTGCCGGCCACCGTCGGCAAGCTGCCCGGCGTCGAGGCCGCGGTGACCGGGGACGTGGCCCGTTTCGCGGACTATCCCGAGCACCAGAAGCAGAAGCTGCCGCTGATCGTCGGAGCCTTGCTGTTGGCGACCTTCGCCATGACGGTCTTCGCGTTCCGCTCGGTGGTCCTCGGCCTGATCGGCATGCTGCTCAACCTGTTGTCGGCCGGCGCCTCGCTGGGCCTGCTGGTGCTGGTCTTCCAGGGCACATGGGCCGAAGGGTTGCTCAGCTTCCACTCCACCGGCTCGATCGGTTCCCGTGTACCGCTGTTGCTGTTCGTGATCCTCTTCGGGCTGTCGATGGACTACCAAGTGTTCGTGATCAGCCGGATCAGGGAGGCGGCGCTGAGCGGCGTCCCCACGCGGCAGGCCGTCCTGCAGGGCATCGGCGGCTCGGCCCGCGTGGTGACCAGCGCGGCCCTGGTGATGGTGACGGTGTTCGCCAGCTTCGTCCCGCTGCACATCATGGAGATGAAGCAGATGGGCTTCAGTCTGGCGTCGGCCGTGCTGTTGGACGCGTTCGTCATCCGCGTGGTGATTCTGCCCTCGCTCATGCTGCTGCTCGGGAACGCCAACTGGTGGCCGTCCCGGGGCATGCGCCGGGCGCAGACCGCCGAGAGCGCTGATCGTCCGTTGGTGAAAGTAGGCTGA